The Pelodiscus sinensis isolate JC-2024 chromosome 10, ASM4963464v1, whole genome shotgun sequence genome has a segment encoding these proteins:
- the BOK gene encoding bcl-2-related ovarian killer protein isoform X4, producing the protein MEVLRRSSVFAAEVMEVFDRSPTDKELVSQAKVLCRDYIHSRLLRASLGWSKAEHNAPTPGGRLAEVSSVLLQLGDELEYIRPNVYRNVARQLNIALHSESVVTDAFLAVAAQIFAAGITWGKVVSLYAVAAGLAVDCVRQAQPAMVHIIVDCLGEFVRKSLVTWLKRRGGWTSQSAW; encoded by the exons ATGGAGGTGCTGCGCCGTTCCTCGGTCTTCGCTGCGGAGGTGATGGAGGTGTTTGACCGGTCGCCCACCGACAAGGAGCTGGTGTCCCAGGCCAAGGTGCTCTGCAGAGACTACATCCATTCCCGGCTGCTCCGGGCCagcctgggctggagcaaagcagagcacaaCGCACCCACCCCTGGTGGCAGGCTGGCTGAGGTGTCCAGCGTGCTTCTGCAGCTAG GGGACGAGCTGGAGTACATCCGCCCCAACGTCTATCGCAACGTCGCCCGCCAGCTGAACATCGCGCTGCACTCCGAGAGCGTGGTGACTGACGCCTTCCTGGCGGTGGCCGCCCAGATCTTCGCAGCAG GCATAACCTGGGGCAAGGTGGTGTCCCTCTACGCTGTGGCGGCCGGGCTGGCGGTGGACTGCGTCAGGCAGGCCCAGCCCGCAATGGTGCACATCATCGTGGACTGCCTGGGCGAGTTTGTCCGCAAGTCCTTGGTGACGTGGCTGAAAAGGCGAGGAGGCTGG ACATCACAAAGTGCGTGGTGA
- the BOK gene encoding bcl-2-related ovarian killer protein isoform X2 — protein sequence MEVLRRSSVFAAEVMEVFDRSPTDKELVSQAKVLCRDYIHSRLLRASLGWSKAEHNAPTPGGRLAEVSSVLLQLGDELEYIRPNVYRNVARQLNIALHSESVVTDAFLAVAAQIFAAGITWGKVVSLYAVAAGLAVDCVRQAQPAMVHIIVDCLGEFVRKSLVTWLKRRGGWCRWEAGWSRGGRYCFTGRCERPLKLCSVISWQEVPRFPLRVF from the exons ATGGAGGTGCTGCGCCGTTCCTCGGTCTTCGCTGCGGAGGTGATGGAGGTGTTTGACCGGTCGCCCACCGACAAGGAGCTGGTGTCCCAGGCCAAGGTGCTCTGCAGAGACTACATCCATTCCCGGCTGCTCCGGGCCagcctgggctggagcaaagcagagcacaaCGCACCCACCCCTGGTGGCAGGCTGGCTGAGGTGTCCAGCGTGCTTCTGCAGCTAG GGGACGAGCTGGAGTACATCCGCCCCAACGTCTATCGCAACGTCGCCCGCCAGCTGAACATCGCGCTGCACTCCGAGAGCGTGGTGACTGACGCCTTCCTGGCGGTGGCCGCCCAGATCTTCGCAGCAG GCATAACCTGGGGCAAGGTGGTGTCCCTCTACGCTGTGGCGGCCGGGCTGGCGGTGGACTGCGTCAGGCAGGCCCAGCCCGCAATGGTGCACATCATCGTGGACTGCCTGGGCGAGTTTGTCCGCAAGTCCTTGGTGACGTGGCTGAAAAGGCGAGGAGGCTGG TGCCGCTGGgaggctggctggagcagaggtgggCGGTACTGCTTTACTGGAAGGTGTGAGAGGCCGCTGAAGCTGTGTTCTGTAATCAGCTGGCAGGAGGTCCCCCGTTTCCCCCTTCGGGTTTTCTAG
- the BOK gene encoding bcl-2-related ovarian killer protein isoform X1, with protein MEVLRRSSVFAAEVMEVFDRSPTDKELVSQAKVLCRDYIHSRLLRASLGWSKAEHNAPTPGGRLAEVSSVLLQLGDELEYIRPNVYRNVARQLNIALHSESVVTDAFLAVAAQIFAAGITWGKVVSLYAVAAGLAVDCVRQAQPAMVHIIVDCLGEFVRKSLVTWLKRRGGWVHVGSFSMRLQCCQPNSAGKKQGTARARRPQGPVSRRAARGSVPLSGLHRPMTQECAELERRRRSRRARADTGLRRDVQRRAAVAVPVPGC; from the exons ATGGAGGTGCTGCGCCGTTCCTCGGTCTTCGCTGCGGAGGTGATGGAGGTGTTTGACCGGTCGCCCACCGACAAGGAGCTGGTGTCCCAGGCCAAGGTGCTCTGCAGAGACTACATCCATTCCCGGCTGCTCCGGGCCagcctgggctggagcaaagcagagcacaaCGCACCCACCCCTGGTGGCAGGCTGGCTGAGGTGTCCAGCGTGCTTCTGCAGCTAG GGGACGAGCTGGAGTACATCCGCCCCAACGTCTATCGCAACGTCGCCCGCCAGCTGAACATCGCGCTGCACTCCGAGAGCGTGGTGACTGACGCCTTCCTGGCGGTGGCCGCCCAGATCTTCGCAGCAG GCATAACCTGGGGCAAGGTGGTGTCCCTCTACGCTGTGGCGGCCGGGCTGGCGGTGGACTGCGTCAGGCAGGCCCAGCCCGCAATGGTGCACATCATCGTGGACTGCCTGGGCGAGTTTGTCCGCAAGTCCTTGGTGACGTGGCTGAAAAGGCGAGGAGGCTGG GTACATGTTGGCTCTTTTAGCATGAGGCTTCAGTGCTGTCAACCCAACAGTGCTGGAAAGAAGCAGGGCACAGCCAGGGCTCGCCGGCCCCAGGGGCCTGTCAGCAGGAGAGCTGCGAGAGGCAGCGTGCCCCTCTCTGGACTGCACAGACCAATGACACAAGAATGCGCTGAGCTGGAGCGCCGACGCCGTTCTCGGCGAGCCCGGGCAGACACCGGCCTGAGGCGAGACGTGCAGAGGAGGGCGGCTGTAGCCGTGCCCGTCCCAGGATGTTAG
- the BOK gene encoding bcl-2-related ovarian killer protein isoform X3 has protein sequence MEVLRRSSVFAAEVMEVFDRSPTDKELVSQAKVLCRDYIHSRLLRASLGWSKAEHNAPTPGGRLAEVSSVLLQLGDELEYIRPNVYRNVARQLNIALHSESVVTDAFLAVAAQIFAAGITWGKVVSLYAVAAGLAVDCVRQAQPAMVHIIVDCLGEFVRKSLVTWLKRRGGWADITKCVVNTDPSLRSHWLVAAICSFGHFLKAVFFVLLPER, from the exons ATGGAGGTGCTGCGCCGTTCCTCGGTCTTCGCTGCGGAGGTGATGGAGGTGTTTGACCGGTCGCCCACCGACAAGGAGCTGGTGTCCCAGGCCAAGGTGCTCTGCAGAGACTACATCCATTCCCGGCTGCTCCGGGCCagcctgggctggagcaaagcagagcacaaCGCACCCACCCCTGGTGGCAGGCTGGCTGAGGTGTCCAGCGTGCTTCTGCAGCTAG GGGACGAGCTGGAGTACATCCGCCCCAACGTCTATCGCAACGTCGCCCGCCAGCTGAACATCGCGCTGCACTCCGAGAGCGTGGTGACTGACGCCTTCCTGGCGGTGGCCGCCCAGATCTTCGCAGCAG GCATAACCTGGGGCAAGGTGGTGTCCCTCTACGCTGTGGCGGCCGGGCTGGCGGTGGACTGCGTCAGGCAGGCCCAGCCCGCAATGGTGCACATCATCGTGGACTGCCTGGGCGAGTTTGTCCGCAAGTCCTTGGTGACGTGGCTGAAAAGGCGAGGAGGCTGG GCAGACATCACAAAGTGCGTGGTGAACACGGATCCCAGCCTTCGCTCCCATTGGCTCGTGGCTGCCATCTGTAGCTTTGGTCACTTCCTTAAGGCCGTCTTCTTTGTGCTGCTGCCAGAGAGATGA